One genomic region from Sphingobacterium multivorum encodes:
- a CDS encoding SusC/RagA family TonB-linked outer membrane protein, whose protein sequence is MSLFYKKAAGIALCTLFSATSLYAQQTITGTVTDAKGPVSGATVSVKGTAKGTQTNASGAFTIQASPGEVLRISIVGYQTQEVTVTSAKSIKVSLNQDASALDEVVVTAMGIKRESKALGYAVSNIKAEEITKAGNTNFGSALYGKAPGVKITTAPGGSASAVNVQIRGINSLNYQRQPLYVVDGIIIRNDQQGGATGANNNNYWDDQRIRGNGMLDINPADIDNISILKGAAASALYGSDAASGVIVITTKKGTKGRGLGIDFNYNGSIERAAFLPKFQNIYGPGYDAATNIANGASAEGWFTDANSPSGRRPYYRSYGSFGPKFTGEDVMWWDGQVRQYKARENNYYDVFDKGYNSNINVGISNQTEKINYRLSATRMDYKSTSPGSKQNRNTFNLNSTLKLSDKLSTDIVANFINTNTHNRTYLLGQVLGSFDGFFSRTEDMSAMKNAYQTTDGYKYSKFGTGRPEDFKYTMRASNLLDYFWNQYKNSYDETENRILTSATLNWDVVNHLKLRGRIGNDLTSATSINKQYNEYATAYNSTTSSSGGFATSKGVYSILYGDVMATYSNKINADFDYSASVGFQSRSERYDDQSSSTAGGLVTENWFSLSNSYAQATTSNSRKEMLKYAYFGSLNIGYKGFAYLDGTYRSEYSSTLPSSNNNYRYGSVSGSFIFSDAFDIKSDKFSYGKLRASYGIVGNDAAIYEANIAYNQNPLLTINGAVPSLTYRNNYGNLNLRPERKYEVEVGMELKFLKNRLGLDVSYYNNYIDDQILGLTTPASTGATSQILNIGKIANNGLELSINGTPIQNENFTWNSRLNYSFNKSTVKTLAPGVEELVFYSADENSLKITAKEGEKLGNIYVYDIAKDQNGNNLISDDGLYVIDKTKYKYAGNIMPKAIGGWTNTFTYKNFMLDFTADYRFGGKMVSENLKYGMSAGLYENTLPYRENGVTLQGVNANTGKANDVHLSAAEYYMNTFGWGADSWTEKGAVYDNNFIKLRELSIGYRIPDSFTKRLKINNLKVSLLGRNLFYFYRTLKNLDPEAPVGNKWWAQGVDVGSSAATRSFGFSLNANF, encoded by the coding sequence ATGAGTCTATTTTACAAAAAAGCAGCGGGTATAGCATTGTGTACGCTATTTAGCGCCACTTCGCTTTACGCACAACAAACCATTACTGGTACAGTAACTGACGCCAAAGGTCCAGTTTCAGGAGCGACAGTTTCTGTTAAGGGCACTGCCAAAGGAACCCAAACAAATGCAAGCGGAGCTTTTACCATTCAAGCATCCCCAGGAGAAGTATTACGTATTTCTATTGTGGGTTACCAAACCCAAGAAGTTACGGTTACTTCCGCTAAATCGATTAAAGTATCCTTAAATCAGGACGCTTCGGCTTTAGATGAAGTTGTTGTCACAGCGATGGGCATCAAGCGCGAATCTAAGGCGCTAGGATATGCAGTTAGCAATATCAAAGCTGAGGAAATCACTAAAGCGGGTAACACCAACTTTGGATCAGCACTATACGGTAAAGCACCAGGTGTGAAAATCACCACTGCTCCGGGTGGTTCTGCCAGTGCGGTTAACGTTCAAATCCGTGGTATCAATTCATTAAACTATCAACGTCAGCCCCTCTATGTTGTTGATGGTATCATCATCCGTAACGATCAACAAGGTGGTGCGACTGGTGCAAACAATAATAATTATTGGGACGATCAACGTATTAGGGGTAATGGTATGCTGGACATCAACCCCGCTGATATCGACAATATTTCCATCTTAAAAGGTGCTGCAGCCAGTGCACTATACGGCTCGGACGCTGCAAGTGGGGTAATTGTTATTACAACAAAGAAAGGCACAAAAGGAAGAGGTCTAGGAATTGACTTCAACTATAATGGATCAATCGAAAGAGCAGCCTTTTTACCGAAGTTCCAAAATATTTATGGACCCGGTTACGACGCAGCGACAAACATCGCTAACGGCGCGTCTGCCGAAGGTTGGTTTACAGATGCTAATTCTCCTTCGGGAAGAAGGCCATACTATAGATCCTACGGAAGTTTTGGTCCAAAATTCACTGGCGAAGATGTTATGTGGTGGGACGGACAGGTACGTCAATACAAAGCACGTGAAAATAACTACTACGACGTATTTGACAAAGGCTACAATTCCAATATTAACGTTGGTATCTCAAACCAAACAGAGAAAATTAACTACCGTTTGAGTGCGACCAGAATGGACTATAAAAGTACGAGCCCTGGTAGTAAACAAAACAGAAATACCTTCAACCTTAATAGCACGCTAAAACTTAGCGACAAATTGTCGACCGATATCGTCGCTAACTTTATCAATACCAATACCCACAACAGAACCTATCTGTTGGGTCAGGTACTTGGAAGTTTCGACGGGTTTTTCAGCAGAACAGAAGATATGTCTGCCATGAAAAATGCGTATCAAACCACTGACGGCTACAAATATTCCAAATTTGGAACAGGACGTCCTGAAGACTTCAAATACACGATGAGGGCTTCTAACCTCTTAGATTATTTTTGGAATCAGTACAAAAACAGTTATGATGAGACCGAAAATAGGATTTTAACAAGTGCCACATTAAACTGGGATGTTGTAAATCACTTGAAACTCCGCGGAAGAATTGGTAATGACTTAACTTCTGCAACGAGCATCAACAAGCAATACAACGAATATGCAACGGCTTACAATTCAACTACCAGCAGTTCTGGAGGCTTCGCAACTTCAAAAGGAGTCTATTCGATCCTGTATGGTGATGTAATGGCAACCTATAGCAACAAAATCAATGCAGATTTCGACTATTCAGCGAGCGTGGGTTTCCAATCGAGATCAGAGCGTTATGATGATCAATCGTCAAGTACAGCAGGTGGTCTTGTCACAGAAAACTGGTTTAGCTTAAGCAACAGTTACGCGCAGGCAACAACTTCAAATAGCAGAAAGGAAATGCTAAAATATGCCTACTTCGGTTCCTTGAATATTGGCTATAAAGGATTTGCTTACTTAGACGGTACTTATCGTTCTGAATATTCTTCTACACTACCTTCATCAAACAATAATTATCGCTATGGTTCGGTTAGTGGTAGCTTTATTTTCAGCGATGCTTTCGATATCAAGTCTGATAAGTTCTCCTACGGTAAACTTCGCGCTTCCTACGGTATTGTTGGTAATGATGCCGCAATCTACGAAGCAAATATCGCTTACAACCAAAATCCATTATTGACCATCAATGGAGCTGTTCCATCATTGACCTATAGAAATAACTATGGAAATCTTAATCTACGTCCTGAGCGTAAATATGAGGTTGAGGTCGGTATGGAATTGAAGTTTCTAAAAAATAGATTAGGATTGGATGTTAGTTACTACAACAACTATATCGACGACCAGATCTTAGGACTTACAACACCAGCCTCTACAGGGGCTACTTCCCAAATTTTGAATATCGGAAAAATTGCCAATAACGGTTTGGAGCTTTCTATCAACGGTACCCCAATTCAAAATGAAAACTTTACCTGGAATTCTAGACTAAACTATTCATTTAATAAGTCGACAGTTAAAACCCTAGCACCGGGTGTTGAAGAATTGGTATTCTACTCTGCCGATGAAAACTCTTTGAAGATTACGGCAAAAGAAGGTGAGAAATTAGGAAATATTTACGTTTATGACATTGCCAAAGATCAAAACGGCAATAATTTGATCTCTGACGATGGACTCTATGTGATCGACAAAACCAAGTACAAATATGCTGGCAACATTATGCCAAAAGCGATCGGAGGCTGGACCAATACATTTACCTATAAAAACTTTATGTTAGACTTTACTGCTGATTATCGTTTTGGAGGTAAAATGGTATCCGAAAACCTCAAATACGGCATGAGTGCTGGTCTATATGAAAACACCTTACCATATCGCGAAAATGGAGTGACTTTGCAAGGTGTTAACGCCAATACAGGAAAAGCAAACGATGTACATTTGAGTGCTGCAGAATATTACATGAACACATTCGGATGGGGTGCAGATTCTTGGACTGAAAAAGGTGCCGTTTACGACAACAACTTTATCAAATTAAGAGAATTGTCTATTGGTTACCGTATTCCAGACAGTTTCACCAAAAGACTTAAAATTAACAACTTAAAGGTTTCTTTATTGGGCAGAAATCTATTCTACTTCTACCGTACATTGAAAAATCTTGACCCTGAAGCTCCAGTAGGTAACAAATGGTGGGCACAAGGTGTAGACGTTGGTTCATCTGCTGCTACCCGAAGTTTCGGTTTTTCATTGAATGCTAATTTTTAA
- a CDS encoding ROK family protein — MEKEILKNLYFDSALSIAELVKKLSKSTPSITKIINRLLEEKIIVECGFAESTGGRRPLQFAINPALNFYILTISADQHFSTFTLTDLNQQKIIEHRDVPLELKSSNSANLLLDEIESILELSGIQRDKIIGIGLSIPGFVNSELGVNESYPHNHPLYRIKSSIEAKYQISTVIENDSRCIAIAEKEFGAAKDIDHSLIINLNWGVGLGIIINGSVFKGESGFAGEFSHIPLSDDNTLCSCGKRGCLEVEASLDAAIRSTETDIQNNEYSIYSTFVKSKLNKIDALIEASNVGDQIAINNLGKIGYMLGKGISTLIHILNPKQIIVSGRGAELGRILNPQIQIAINEFCIPEIAKTTNVQMSSLNKHAQIKGTAAIVVENHINKILTK, encoded by the coding sequence ATGGAAAAAGAAATATTGAAAAACCTTTATTTTGATTCTGCGCTTTCTATTGCAGAGTTGGTCAAAAAGCTCTCCAAGAGTACACCTTCCATTACAAAAATAATCAATCGTTTACTTGAAGAAAAAATAATTGTTGAATGTGGTTTTGCAGAATCTACCGGCGGAAGACGTCCTTTACAGTTCGCTATTAATCCAGCGCTGAATTTTTATATCCTGACAATTTCAGCCGATCAGCATTTCTCTACATTTACCTTAACAGATCTCAATCAGCAGAAGATTATCGAACACCGCGATGTTCCCTTAGAATTGAAGTCCAGTAATTCTGCTAATTTACTATTGGACGAAATTGAATCGATTTTGGAACTATCGGGAATCCAAAGGGACAAAATAATTGGAATTGGCCTTAGTATACCGGGATTCGTCAATTCAGAATTGGGTGTCAATGAATCTTACCCGCACAACCATCCTTTATACCGTATTAAAAGTAGCATAGAAGCAAAATACCAAATATCAACTGTGATAGAGAATGACTCCAGATGCATTGCTATAGCAGAAAAAGAGTTTGGAGCAGCAAAAGATATTGATCATTCACTCATTATCAATTTAAATTGGGGTGTTGGATTGGGCATTATTATCAATGGCTCTGTTTTCAAAGGCGAATCAGGTTTTGCGGGAGAATTTAGTCATATCCCGCTCTCGGATGACAACACCTTGTGTTCTTGCGGGAAAAGGGGATGCCTAGAGGTAGAAGCTTCATTAGACGCAGCCATTCGAAGTACGGAAACTGACATCCAAAACAATGAATATTCCATTTACAGTACTTTTGTAAAAAGTAAGCTCAACAAAATCGATGCTTTAATTGAAGCTTCGAACGTGGGCGATCAAATTGCTATCAATAATTTAGGAAAAATAGGTTATATGTTGGGTAAAGGCATATCAACGCTTATCCATATTCTGAATCCAAAACAGATCATCGTCAGCGGAAGAGGTGCAGAACTGGGCCGAATTTTGAATCCCCAAATACAGATTGCCATCAATGAATTTTGTATTCCTGAAATTGCAAAAACGACAAATGTGCAAATGTCATCTTTAAACAAACATGCACAAATCAAAGGTACTGCAGCGATTGTAGTCGAAAATCACATTAATAAAATTTTAACAAAATAA
- a CDS encoding acyltransferase family protein, protein MKQRYYSLDVFRGATVALMIMVNNPGTWAHMFAPLKHAEWHGCSPTDLVFPFFLFAVGNAMSFVIPRLQEAGPAVFWQKVIKRTVLIFAIGLFINWWPFVKWDGAELVFKQWVDGTDPSRGIRIFGVLQRIAVAYCFASILAYYFKEKTIIWISTIILLLYWAICAIAGGADPYSLEGWFGTKYDIAILGLPHVYKGEGVPFDPEGLMSTLPAIVQVVFGYLVGVFIKKQGQVDWLWTKVPTSHEPHFKLLAGMFVTGFILVVLAWIWALGFPINKKIWTSSYVLYTTGLATMTLGGMIWFIEVQGVKNKLTQFFDVFGKNPLFIFVLSGILPRFLGLFRIPDGLKEDGTQKYLDAFGWFYKYVCAKIPGIPEVGSFVYSLCFLTLMWVICYWLDKKKIYVKV, encoded by the coding sequence ATGAAACAACGCTATTACTCCTTGGATGTCTTTCGTGGGGCTACTGTGGCACTGATGATTATGGTGAATAATCCGGGGACATGGGCTCATATGTTTGCGCCGCTAAAACATGCAGAATGGCATGGTTGCTCGCCTACAGACCTGGTTTTCCCCTTTTTTCTATTTGCTGTTGGTAACGCCATGTCTTTTGTGATACCTCGTTTACAGGAGGCTGGCCCGGCCGTATTTTGGCAAAAAGTCATTAAACGGACGGTCTTAATTTTTGCAATTGGACTTTTCATCAATTGGTGGCCTTTTGTGAAATGGGATGGTGCAGAGCTGGTTTTTAAGCAATGGGTAGACGGAACTGACCCGAGCCGGGGGATTCGTATTTTTGGCGTATTGCAGCGCATTGCTGTCGCCTACTGTTTTGCGTCTATTCTCGCCTATTATTTTAAAGAGAAAACCATTATTTGGATTTCAACAATCATTTTATTGTTATACTGGGCGATTTGTGCAATCGCTGGCGGGGCAGATCCCTATAGTTTGGAAGGCTGGTTCGGAACAAAGTATGATATCGCCATTTTAGGTTTACCGCATGTTTACAAAGGGGAGGGGGTACCCTTTGATCCCGAAGGACTGATGAGCACATTACCGGCAATTGTACAGGTCGTCTTTGGATATTTAGTTGGCGTTTTTATAAAAAAGCAGGGTCAGGTGGATTGGTTATGGACCAAAGTGCCGACGTCTCATGAGCCGCATTTTAAATTGTTGGCGGGGATGTTTGTGACCGGATTTATTTTGGTCGTTTTGGCTTGGATATGGGCTTTGGGTTTTCCGATCAATAAAAAAATATGGACAAGTTCCTACGTACTTTATACCACAGGTTTGGCAACCATGACGCTGGGTGGCATGATCTGGTTTATTGAAGTACAGGGCGTAAAAAATAAATTGACACAGTTTTTTGATGTTTTTGGTAAAAATCCATTGTTCATCTTTGTGTTGAGTGGGATCTTGCCGCGCTTTTTGGGATTATTCCGAATTCCTGATGGCCTAAAAGAAGATGGCACACAAAAATACCTCGACGCTTTTGGCTGGTTCTATAAATACGTTTGTGCGAAAATCCCCGGGATACCAGAAGTTGGATCTTTTGTTTATTCGTTATGCTTCCTGACCTTAATGTGGGTAATTTGCTATTGGCTGGACAAGAAGAAAATTTATGTAAAGGTGTAA
- the rpsO gene encoding 30S ribosomal protein S15 — protein sequence MYLSKEYKADIFAEFAGSATNTGSTEGQVALFTKRIAHLTEHLKKNRKDFGTQRALQMLVGKRRSLLAYLYKKDINRYRAIIKGLGLRDIIK from the coding sequence ATGTATTTAAGTAAAGAGTACAAAGCTGATATCTTCGCAGAATTTGCTGGATCAGCTACAAACACAGGATCTACTGAAGGTCAAGTTGCTTTATTCACTAAGAGAATTGCTCACTTAACTGAGCACTTGAAAAAAAACAGAAAAGATTTCGGTACACAACGTGCCCTACAAATGTTAGTAGGTAAACGTCGTTCATTATTAGCTTATCTTTATAAAAAAGATATCAACCGTTACCGTGCGATCATTAAAGGTCTAGGTTTACGTGATATCATCAAATAA
- the pnp gene encoding polyribonucleotide nucleotidyltransferase translates to MNYNEIKTTIDMGNGTQIELSTGKLAKQADGAVVLKQGDTMLLATVVSAKEAKSGVDFLPLSVDYQEKYAATGRIPGGFLRREARLSDYEVLISRLVDRALRPLFPENYHADTQVAISLISADKDIMPDALAGLAASAAIAVSDIPFNGPISEVRVAKIDGQLVINPKLSELEKATLEFIVAGSAQDIGMVEGEAKEISEAEMVEAIAFAHEAIKKQVAAQVELANLVGKTVKREYNHEPENLELRDAIFAATYDKVYAIAKSASAKHDRSENFAKIAEEFRATMPEELDDDTAFLFKKYFHDVQYDAVRNLVLDEGIRLDGRNVRTVRPIWSEIDYLPAAHGSAVFTRGETQSLTSVTLGAKDDEQMIDGAFINGYNKFILHYNFPAFSTGEVRPNRGPGRREVGHGNLAMRSLKQVLPADSENPYTIRVVSDILESNGSSSMATVCAGTLALLDAGVKLKAPVSGIAMGLISDEKTGKYAILSDILGDEDHLGDMDFKVTGTEKGIVACQMDLKINGLKWEVLTQALDQAKEARLHILGEMKKTISAPREDYKPHAPRIVQLLIDKEFIGAVIGPGGKIIQEMQRETGATISIEEVDNKGVVQVFADNKAAIDDAVGRIKAIASKPEIGETYEGKVKSIMPFGAFVEIMPGKDGLLHISEIDWKRLETMDGIFKEGDKVTVKLLDIDKQGKMKLSRKALLPRPPKEDKPKQDKPGEAPVAGAGQE, encoded by the coding sequence ATGAATTACAACGAAATTAAAACAACCATCGATATGGGTAATGGCACCCAGATCGAATTGTCTACAGGTAAATTGGCAAAACAAGCTGATGGTGCTGTAGTATTAAAACAAGGTGATACGATGTTACTTGCAACAGTCGTTTCAGCTAAAGAAGCTAAATCTGGGGTTGATTTTTTACCTCTTTCGGTAGATTACCAAGAAAAATATGCGGCAACAGGCCGTATTCCAGGAGGTTTCTTACGTCGTGAAGCTAGACTATCGGATTATGAGGTATTGATCTCACGTTTGGTAGACCGTGCATTACGTCCCTTGTTCCCTGAAAACTATCACGCAGATACACAAGTGGCAATTAGCTTGATTTCTGCAGATAAAGATATTATGCCTGACGCTTTAGCAGGTTTGGCTGCTTCTGCAGCTATTGCTGTTTCTGATATTCCTTTTAATGGACCAATTTCTGAAGTTCGCGTTGCGAAAATTGACGGTCAATTGGTGATCAACCCAAAATTATCTGAACTTGAAAAAGCAACGCTAGAATTTATCGTTGCTGGTTCTGCACAAGATATTGGTATGGTTGAAGGTGAAGCGAAAGAAATTTCTGAAGCTGAAATGGTAGAAGCAATTGCTTTTGCTCATGAAGCGATCAAAAAACAAGTTGCTGCTCAAGTAGAACTGGCTAACTTAGTTGGTAAAACGGTTAAACGTGAGTATAACCATGAGCCTGAAAACCTTGAATTGAGAGATGCTATTTTTGCAGCTACTTACGATAAGGTTTACGCTATTGCAAAATCTGCTTCTGCAAAACATGACCGTTCTGAAAACTTCGCAAAAATCGCGGAAGAGTTCAGAGCAACAATGCCCGAGGAATTGGATGATGATACAGCTTTCTTGTTCAAAAAATATTTCCACGATGTTCAGTATGATGCTGTTCGTAACCTTGTCCTGGATGAGGGAATTCGTCTAGATGGCCGTAACGTACGTACAGTCCGCCCAATCTGGTCAGAAATAGATTACTTGCCTGCTGCACATGGTTCGGCTGTATTCACACGTGGTGAAACACAATCATTGACTTCGGTTACTTTAGGTGCTAAAGACGATGAGCAAATGATCGATGGTGCTTTTATCAACGGTTATAACAAGTTTATTCTTCACTACAACTTCCCTGCATTCTCTACAGGTGAGGTAAGACCTAATAGAGGTCCAGGTCGTCGTGAAGTTGGTCACGGTAACTTAGCAATGCGTTCATTGAAACAGGTACTTCCTGCAGACAGTGAAAATCCATATACGATCCGTGTTGTTTCTGATATTCTGGAGTCAAATGGTTCTTCTTCTATGGCAACTGTATGTGCTGGTACATTAGCACTTTTGGATGCCGGTGTGAAATTGAAAGCGCCAGTTTCAGGTATTGCCATGGGATTGATTTCTGATGAGAAAACAGGTAAATATGCGATCTTATCGGATATCTTAGGTGATGAAGATCATTTAGGTGATATGGACTTTAAAGTAACGGGTACAGAAAAAGGTATCGTTGCTTGTCAAATGGACTTAAAAATCAATGGTTTGAAATGGGAAGTGTTGACGCAAGCTTTGGATCAAGCAAAAGAAGCGCGTTTACACATCTTGGGTGAGATGAAGAAAACAATTTCTGCTCCTCGCGAAGATTACAAACCACATGCACCACGTATCGTTCAATTATTGATCGATAAAGAATTTATTGGCGCTGTAATCGGACCAGGTGGTAAAATTATCCAAGAAATGCAACGTGAGACCGGTGCTACAATTTCGATCGAAGAAGTTGATAACAAAGGTGTTGTTCAAGTATTCGCAGATAATAAAGCGGCTATTGATGATGCAGTAGGTCGTATCAAAGCGATTGCTTCTAAACCAGAGATTGGTGAAACTTATGAAGGTAAAGTGAAATCAATTATGCCATTCGGTGCTTTCGTTGAAATCATGCCTGGTAAAGATGGTTTATTGCACATCTCTGAAATTGACTGGAAACGTCTTGAAACAATGGACGGTATCTTCAAAGAAGGTGATAAAGTAACAGTTAAATTGTTGGATATCGACAAACAAGGTAAAATGAAGCTTTCGCGTAAAGCGTTATTGCCTCGTCCTCCGAAAGAAGACAAACCAAAGCAGGATAAACCTGGCGAAGCTCCTGTAGCTGGTGCCGGCCAAGAATAA
- a CDS encoding DUF493 domain-containing protein — translation MADYKNINIQDIPDGGDNPKDFYETFKERLEDLETFPKDYTYKFILPKDQDHFNQIQSVFDDTGAQFDFKDSKTGKYTSITVNLNVKDADQVIYYYKEVAKIKGVIML, via the coding sequence ATGGCAGATTACAAAAACATCAATATACAAGATATCCCTGACGGAGGTGATAATCCAAAAGACTTCTATGAAACTTTTAAAGAGCGCTTAGAAGACTTAGAAACATTTCCAAAGGACTATACGTATAAATTTATCTTACCAAAAGATCAGGACCACTTCAATCAGATTCAGAGCGTATTTGATGACACAGGTGCTCAGTTTGATTTTAAGGATTCCAAAACAGGTAAATATACTTCAATTACGGTAAACTTGAACGTTAAAGACGCCGACCAGGTGATCTACTACTACAAAGAAGTAGCGAAGATAAAAGGTGTTATCATGTTATAA
- a CDS encoding GH92 family glycosyl hydrolase yields the protein MTGNKLLKTVLGTLILPFCAQAQQNLTQYVNPFIGSADHGHVFVGANVPLGAVQLGPTQIPQIWDKFNGWDWCSGYNYKSQEILGFTHTHLSGTGIGDLNDLMIVPANGKLQLTPAEFNKMNTGYGSSFKKENEVAKPGFYSAYLDDYQVQANLTATERVGYHQYRYEKTDNAHILVDLGYHINWDKPTDTYIKQVNDSTFVGYRFSTGWATDQKLYFAIRTSQPIQKVRFFDGKEEKLGQTTFKGQAIKAALFFDAVKNKNIELKVGISPVSSTNALNNINTEIPGWNFEKVKQDADQRWNKTLNKIQFEADKDTKTIFYTALYHTYFAPTIFNDANGDYLGTDKQVYEKQDFVNHTVFSLWDTYRGLHPLMTILEDRKINQDFIKTMLAIYQQQGKLPMWHLQGNETNTMVGLPAIPVIADAFLKGIIDEKDYPLMWEAVKTTAMGNDHGLKYARELTYIPIDSMPNESVAWALEYAIADFGAYKIAEKLGKTEDAAYFKKRYKLYEQYFDKEVGHFVGKKANGAFRRPFDPLMAKHRENDYCEGNAWQYTWLVPQDVKGLINLFGGEEKFLKKLDYFTTMSSDLGGEASPDISGLIGQYAQGNEPNHHIPYLYAYAGQPWKGAALVRKAMTEFYTNSPAGLCGNDDVGQMSAWYVFSAMGFYPLNAMSGVYVFGSPMMQHANINLPNGKTLAIDVKNQGKANQYIKSIKLNGKPYAKTFITHAQLLAGGQMEIEMSATPNKNFGKNKADWPSSIDNN from the coding sequence ATGACAGGAAATAAACTACTCAAAACAGTGTTGGGCACACTAATTTTACCATTTTGTGCGCAAGCCCAGCAAAATCTTACACAATATGTCAACCCCTTTATTGGGTCCGCGGATCATGGCCACGTCTTTGTTGGCGCCAATGTACCTTTAGGTGCGGTGCAATTGGGGCCTACTCAAATTCCACAGATTTGGGACAAGTTCAACGGATGGGATTGGTGCAGTGGATACAATTACAAAAGCCAGGAAATTTTGGGTTTTACACATACCCACCTGAGTGGAACAGGTATCGGTGACCTCAACGACCTTATGATCGTTCCAGCCAACGGAAAATTACAATTAACGCCCGCAGAATTCAACAAAATGAATACAGGTTATGGCTCTTCCTTCAAAAAAGAAAATGAGGTAGCAAAACCGGGATTCTATAGCGCTTATTTAGATGATTACCAAGTACAAGCCAACTTGACGGCAACCGAACGTGTTGGTTATCATCAATATCGCTATGAAAAAACAGACAATGCACATATTTTGGTCGACTTAGGTTACCATATCAACTGGGATAAACCGACAGACACTTACATCAAACAGGTGAACGACTCGACCTTTGTTGGTTACCGCTTTTCAACAGGATGGGCAACTGACCAAAAATTGTATTTTGCCATCAGAACTTCCCAACCGATACAAAAAGTAAGATTTTTCGACGGTAAAGAAGAAAAATTAGGCCAAACAACATTCAAAGGACAGGCAATCAAAGCGGCTTTATTCTTTGATGCTGTTAAAAACAAAAACATTGAACTTAAAGTCGGTATTTCTCCGGTAAGCTCGACCAATGCGCTGAACAACATCAACACCGAGATTCCAGGCTGGAATTTTGAAAAAGTAAAGCAAGACGCCGATCAACGTTGGAACAAAACCTTAAATAAGATTCAATTTGAAGCCGACAAGGATACAAAGACAATCTTCTATACTGCATTATACCATACCTACTTCGCCCCTACCATCTTTAACGATGCCAACGGCGATTACTTAGGGACCGACAAACAAGTCTACGAGAAACAGGATTTTGTCAACCATACGGTATTTTCGCTTTGGGATACTTACCGGGGCCTACACCCCTTGATGACCATCTTGGAAGACCGTAAAATCAATCAGGACTTTATCAAAACCATGTTGGCTATCTATCAACAACAAGGTAAATTACCCATGTGGCACTTACAAGGCAATGAAACCAACACCATGGTGGGGCTGCCTGCAATTCCAGTGATTGCTGACGCTTTCTTAAAAGGAATTATTGACGAGAAAGATTATCCTTTGATGTGGGAAGCTGTTAAGACCACGGCTATGGGTAATGATCACGGTCTAAAATATGCGCGTGAACTGACCTACATTCCGATCGACAGCATGCCTAATGAGTCTGTAGCATGGGCATTGGAGTATGCTATTGCTGACTTCGGTGCGTATAAAATTGCCGAAAAACTGGGTAAAACAGAAGACGCTGCCTATTTCAAAAAACGCTATAAACTATACGAGCAATATTTTGACAAAGAGGTAGGTCATTTCGTCGGTAAAAAAGCCAATGGTGCGTTCCGCAGACCTTTCGACCCATTGATGGCCAAACACCGCGAGAATGACTATTGCGAAGGTAATGCTTGGCAATACACCTGGTTAGTACCCCAAGATGTCAAAGGTCTGATCAATCTTTTCGGTGGCGAGGAGAAATTTTTGAAAAAACTGGATTATTTTACGACCATGTCATCGGATCTTGGTGGTGAAGCTTCACCGGATATTTCAGGACTAATCGGCCAATATGCGCAAGGTAACGAACCAAATCACCATATCCCTTACTTGTATGCTTACGCGGGACAACCTTGGAAAGGTGCAGCCTTAGTCCGTAAAGCGATGACTGAGTTTTACACAAACAGTCCAGCTGGTCTATGTGGAAATGATGACGTCGGACAAATGAGCGCATGGTATGTATTCTCGGCAATGGGCTTTTATCCATTGAATGCAATGAGTGGTGTTTATGTCTTCGGTTCTCCGATGATGCAACATGCGAATATCAATCTACCGAATGGCAAAACTTTAGCGATCGATGTTAAAAACCAAGGCAAAGCCAATCAATATATCAAATCGATCAAGTTAAATGGCAAGCCTTACGCCAAAACGTTCATTACACATGCGCAACTTTTAGCAGGTGGACAGATGGAAATCGAGATGAGTGCTACGCCAAACAAAAACTTTGGTAAAAACAAAGCCGATTGGCCTTCAAGCATTGACAATAATTAA